In Theropithecus gelada isolate Dixy unplaced genomic scaffold, Tgel_1.0 HiC_scaffold_330, whole genome shotgun sequence, a single genomic region encodes these proteins:
- the LOC112617684 gene encoding histidine-rich carboxyl terminus protein 1: MLGLLGSTALVGWITGAAVAVLLLLLLLATCLFHGRRDCDVETNRIAAGGNRVRRAQPWPFRRRGHLGIFYHHHHPGHVSHVLNVGLHHHHPRHTPHHLHHHHHHHHHPHRHHPRHAR, encoded by the coding sequence ATGCTGGGCCTCCTGGGGAGCACAGCCCTCGTGGGATGGATCACAGGCGCTGCTGTGGCGGTTCTGCTGCTACTGTTGCTGCTGGCCACTTGCCTTTTCCATGGACGGCGGGACTGTGATGTGGAGACGAACCGTATAGCTGCAGGGGGAAACCGAGTCCGCCGGGCCCAGCCTTGGCCCTTCCGGCGGCGGGGCCACCTGGGAATCttctaccatcaccatcatcctggCCACGTATCTCATGTGCTGAATGTGggcctccaccaccaccacccccgccACACccctcaccacctccaccaccaccaccaccaccaccaccacccccaccgcCACCACCCCCGCCACGCTCGCTGA